The window TCTCCAAGAATATCTCCACGTGAGAGTTGACCAAGCAAAATACGCTGACTTCCTCTGGTGTGAAAGAGCGTTACCCGACCGCTGTCGATAAAAAGTAATCTCGTCTCCGGCTTTTCCTGCCGTATTAAAAACTTACCCTTCGGAACTGTTATCTTCCTCATGGAATGGAACAGGCAGTTTTTCTCTTCGAGGGTGAGTTGGTTGTAGAGCGTAGCCCAGATAGTCAGATGATCCTGGTCCAGCTTCCGGCTCATCTGCTCTTCGATAATTTCTGCCGAACGAACAATGGAACCCAGTTCCATCGGAAAGCGTAGCATCAGCTCTTCCCTGACGCTTCGGGCTCTGGCAAATTGTCCTTCCTGTGCCAGCGTTCTTACGCTTTCCACAAGTGACTCAGGCGTCTGTAAACCAATACTGCCTTTTTTCCTTAGCTCGGTCATCGTCTCACCCGTTTTGTTTATAACTTCAGTATTAATTGTTTCTACTACAAGTTAAAACCGGACTCCCGCTTAAAATCAAAGTACCAGGAAATTGACAATGAGACTCGTATTAAAATTTAATTACCTATTAATTACAGTTTCTTCAACCCACCAGGCAGACACCGGAAGATGACAGTTGTGACTGTATCAGATACCCAGGCAGTTCTCATTTTTATAAAAAAATGATGTGCACCATCCCCGGGTACTCAGGGCCCCCAGCCCCCAAAAGTCCAAGCGCTTAAACCCTGTCTCAGCCATTATCTGATAACCGGACTGATAGTGCTCTCTATCGCTGTTATCGACAATGACCACCCCTCTATCACGCAGGGCACCAAGCCCGTTTTCCATACAGGCAACCCGTCTTCTGCCATCTAACACCAGGATATCAAAGCTGTCCCTGTAGCATAAAATTTCCTCCTGGTAATCACTGTCACCCCCTTTATAACGCCTCAGCAGATAGGTAACATTGTCTGGTATCAGTCGCCGATACCTGGCATACCACTCTTTGTCATGCTCACAACTCACCACCCTTTTCACCCGTTTACTCCACCAGAGCGTCGAATTACCGCTTCCATATTCAAAGATCTCCATCTCCGACTCTAACCTGGGTGCAAGAAACTCAATTGCAGGATAGGTGAGCCACGGTATCGGCTCGCCCCTGCAGTCGACCACCTCTCCACCTTCCATTGAACGGAGCCAGCCAGTGGATTCCAGGTAGCCCGGCTCCCTGGCAAAATGCAACACCGTTTCGGCCACAGCGCTCTCCTCACTATTCTTGGCACTCAAATCTTCCGCTCCTCTACTGGTTTTTTTCCACCCTCGCTTTTCACCTGCCGCAGAGATCTGTACTCACCCGAAAGATCGGGTTCCCCAAGCCGGGTCAGAATTTTATGGCGGGTCATGTTCTTCAGTTCTATCGCCCCCTGCCAACCCTTTTGCTCCGTTGTACAACTGCTGCAAATAGTGATCCGGATAATGCCACGCCTTGGAAACCAGGAACCTCCCCGCAATATATTTCGGGTACCACTAATGACTATGGGAATAATCGGCAGCCGTTCTTCACTGGCCAGCACGAAAGCACCAAGCTGAAAAGGCAACAAACCCGGCATTCGCTGCAAGGTTCCCTCGGCAAAAAACAGCGGCCTGCTCCCTTTATGAATTGCCTCACCAATCGCCCGGGCATCCGCCACCCCCTTTTCCGCATCAAAACGCTCGACCAGATGCACCTCCAACTTCTTTAAAGCCGGACTCAGAAACCAATTCCTGCCAAGTTCCGCCTTGCCTACAAAATTGCACGGCTGAGGCAGTATACCGGTCAAGACAATTGAATCGATATAGCTGGTGTGGTTACTGACCAGAATGAATCTCCCACCGTCAGGCCAATTTTCACCACCGACCAGGTTAGCCTTTATTCCTGTAATTTTAAGCATAAACCGCACCGCAGAGGACGCCACCTTCCAGGCGGGTCTGCCCGCCGGCACGACCATAATCGCACACCACACCGCCGCTCCAACCAGACACAGACTCAACCAGCAGTAACAGGCAAAGGCTGTGGCGACCATTCTTCTGCTGAGGCGCCGCATTGTCGGCACTACTCCAGCCAGGGCCATACGCAATAATTGTAACCAGACCGCAGCCTTTTTCTGCCCGACATGACCACTCTCATAGAGCATGCGACACGCTGCCCTGCGTATCTTGCCACTTGAGGTTTTTAATACCGTCCCCGGACCTGCTATAACAATTTCATCCGGCGGCAATCCAAGCAGATCCATGGTGGCGGAAACGATATCTTTTTTCATTCTCAGCAATTCACCATCTTCTTTAAGGCGCGATTCAGTCAACACCACCAGCCGATCCGGACTGTCGCTGCTGTCCCGGGTGGCAAACACCGCAGTGCAGCCTTTACGGATCCCGTCAATTTCACCGATAACTTCCTCGAGTTCGTGGGGATAAATATTTCTACCAGCGCGAATAATGATATCTTTCTGCCTGCTGGTGAGATAAATCTCCCCTCGCACCATATAAGCTAGGTCCCCTGTTTCCAGCCATTCCCCGCAAAAGAGTTTTCTATTCTGCTCCGCATTTCGATAATAGCCACCGGTTGAAGACGGCCCCTTGAACTGCAGGCGTCCCTCCTGCCGCTCCGGCAATTCCCTGTCGTCACTATCCACAACCCGCAACTGATGGCCAGGCAATGGTCTGCCGCAGCAGACGAACTCCAGAGCATCACCGGTCTCATCTGCAACCGTTTCCGCCATCCCGATTGAAGTGAAACAGTTCCGGTCCACCCTGTCGATCCGCATCCCCGTTCCGGGTTCAGGAAAGGCAAGACCGACAGTGGATTCAGCCAGGCCATACACCGGCGCCATAGCATTGGCCGAAAATCCGTATGGTGCAAATCTATTGACAAACTTTCTCAGCGTCGCCGGCAGCACAGGCTCAGCCCCATTAAAAGCCAGCCGCCAGCTTGAGAGATCAAGCCCCGCCAGATCTTCGTTGGCAATGCGGGTGGCGCAGATCTCAAAACCAAAGTTGGGGGAAGCCGAGAGCGTTCCTCCATATTTTTCTATTGTACGTAACCACCGAACAGGCCGGGCCAGAAAAGCCAGAGGTGACATAACCACCAGCCGGCAACCATGGCACATCGAGCCGAACCAGGCGCCGATCAACCCCATATCATGGTACAGAGGCAGCCAACTGACGAACCTGTCGCTGGTGGTGACCCTGCAGACCTTGCCCATGGCAGCTATATTGGCCAGCAGATTGCCATGCGTCAGCACAACCCCCTTCGGGTCACCTGTAGAGCCGGACGTATACTGGATAAAGGCGATATCTTCTCTCTGCGGCTCCCAGAATATCCCGGAAGAACCACTCGCCAGTTCACCGGCAACAACGATTTTTGCCAGTTCAGGAACCTGGCTTTTCAACAGTCTGCCCACCGCCCTCACTTCCGGCACGGTGATGAGTATCCTGGCTCCTGCATTGGCAAGAATCCGACGGTGACGACGTACATGCTCCTCTATCTGGGTAGGCCGGGCCGGCGGATAAAGCGGCACCGGTATACCACCAGCAAGCATCACGCCCATAAAACAATAAAAATACTCGGCACTGGTTGGCAGCATTATAGCCACAGTGTCACCCCGCTCCAGCCCCGACCCATGCAATCCGGCGGCAACGCGCATGGCCTCTTGCCACAAGCGGAGGTAACTGATGTGAAACTCCCGGTCATCTTCAAGCAGGGTGATATGTTCAATTTCAGGCTGCGTCCGGGCATAGCTGTAAAGCACCTCCGGCAGGCTTGCGGCTGCTGAAAAGTTGAGCATATGCCGTTTATCCGAAGCTCTACTTTCCACCCCGGCTGAGACTTGGGCAATTTCACTTGCCATGGCCGAGACTGCAGAATCAGGGCGACTGTCTGCCATGCTTCGCAGAGAGCGTAAGAGGTCCCTGGGCGTTTGTGCCGAGGCCAGTACTTTTTCCGGGAAATGAATCGAAAATTCTCTTTCAAGCCGTGTCAGCAGTTCCATTCTGGCCAGACTGTCCAGCCCGAGTTCACGGTCCAGTTCGGAATCGAGAGTAATTTTCAACTCTGAGGTCCCGGCCGGATGAATTTCCCCTACCAAGGCGGTAACTATTCCGAGCAATGTGGACTGTATGGAATCGGTATCATTCATGATGAATTTTAGCACATCCCATAATCTGCAGGCAAACAGATGCTCCGCAACTTCGCGCACCTTTCCCTGAGAAAATTCTTGGTAAAACAGTCTATTATACGATTACTTCGCGGGCACTTTTTTCAACAACCAGCCACCGATAAGAAAGAGCAGCAGAATACTCAGCACGCCCCATCTGGTTTCACCTGTCAGACGCCCCACCACGCCCATGAGCAACGGACCGGTGATAGCCGCAAATTTGCCGAATACATTATAAAAGCCAAAATATTCAGCACTTTTTTCGGCAGGGATAAGTTTTGCATAATAACTGCGGCTCAGCGCCTGAATCCCTCCCATGGATGAGGCGACCAGAAAGGCGATCAACCAGAACAAGGTACTCTTCACCGTGATATTTTCCACAGATGGCAGGGAAAAGCCAATGAGGGTGGCCAGGCTGAAAAGACCGATACCCGCCAGCAACATCGTTTTTGTGGTGAAGCGATTCGCCAGTTTACCGAAAATAAGGGCACAGGGAAATGCAACTATCTGGATGAAGAGCAGAACTGCAATCAGCATCACCACCCCGAAACCCAGGTCCCTGCCATAGGCCGTGGACATGGAGATAATGGTACCCACCCCATCGATGTAAAAGAAATAGGCCGCCAGAAAGAGAAACACCTGCCGGTGCTGCCGAACATGATGCAACGTCTGCCAGAGCCTGGTGAATGCGTCACGTACAGGTTTTGCGGATGGTTCTATGCCATGTGTCTGCTGCACATTTTTCAACATCGGCAAAGAAAATAGGAGCCACCAAAGCGCCACCACCACAAAACCGGTCTTCACGTGCAGCGTCGGCAACCCATCTGCCATACCACCGTAAAGAATCAGACCGGTCACCACCAAAAATGGAACCACGCTGCCGATATATCCCCAACCATACCCTTTGGCCGAGACGACATCCATTCGCTCCCGGGTCGTAACATCTGTTATAAATGCATCGTAAAAGATGTTGGCCCCGGCCCAGCCTACTCTGGCGACCACAAAAATCGCCAGGCAAAGTAACCATTGTCCGGCCTGGGGAATGGTCAAGGCCAGGGTGGAGCATATACCGACCAGCAGGAATCCTGTAAAATAGAGCTTTTTACGGCGGTGGTAATCGGCCAGTGCCCCAAGCATCGGCGCCAGGATTGCCAGAATCAGCGATGCCGTCGAATTGGCGAACCCCCAGTTCGCGGTGGAGATGGCTGCAGGTAGATCCTGTGCGGCATAGTCCTTAAAAAAAATAGGCATAATCGCCGTCACCATAACCAGCACAAAGGCAGAGTTGCCGACATCGTACTGAACCCAGCTTCGCTCTGTTCTGGTCATTGTCGTTGTGCTCTTCACCTGCGTCAGGCTCCTTTTTTTTGAGAAACGCTCACACATCCTGCCGTCGTGGTGCTGCATGCCCGATATATCGTCTATATCCAACCAGTAACTATTCAATATTGCCAGGAACTTTATCACAGCTAAATGATTCAGGCAATTTTCCTTGATGCGTGTGGTGGAAACCTCTACCTGACAAACGTCCACCTCCTGGAATAATAGTGTGCAACACTGACCCAATATAATCAAACACGCCAAGCTGCTCCGAAGCGTTAATTCTTGCATCGCGAGGTCGACAATTTCCTTTATGCTCCATATACTCTGCAACGAGTGGGGGCATCATCGGGTGGATTGCATGATGTTCCGCGTTGTTCCTCCAGCTCTTCGGAGTAGATCATGAATGCACAACTGGATAGATATATCCATGAGGTTCACCTCAACCTCAACGTCCGCGGTCTCGGTATTTCCCCCACCCTGGCCATCAATGAACTGAGCAGGAGCCTGGTAGAAAATGGCAGGAGTGTCTTTAAACTTGGCCTCGGCCAATCACCGTTTCCTGTGCCGGAGCCGGTGGTCCAGGCCCTGCGTGATAACGCTCACCAGAAAGATTATCTGTCAGTACATGGGCTTGAACAACTTCGCAAGGCCATCGCCACCTACTTCAACAATCGTCATGGGCTGCACGCAGACTGGCGGAGTATCCTGATTGCTCCAGGTTCCAAAGAGCTGATGTTCCTGCTGCAACTTGCCTATTATGGCGATCTGATTATTCCGATCCCGAGCTGGGTGAGCTATGCGCCCCAGGCGCACATCGTTGGCCGGCCCGTTCGTTGGATTAAGACCAGCAGGGAAAATGGCTGGCTTATCACCCCTGAAGATCTTGAAAGGATCTGCTGCAGCGATCCGACCAAACCTCGCGTCGTGGTACTCAACTATCCAAACAACCCCACCGGCAGGACATACTCAGAACAGATGTTGCAAGAGCTGGCGGCGATCGCCAGAAAATACCACGTAATCCTGCTGTCAGATGAGATCTATGGCGAGCTGAATTTTTCCGGAAACTACTCTTCCGTTGCCAGATATTATCCGGAAGGGACCATCATCAGCAGCGGCCTCTCCAAGTGGTGCGGCGCCGGCGGCTGGCGACTTGGCCTGTTTACGTTCCCCGATGAACTGGACTGGCTCAGGCAGGGAATGGCTGCTGTCGCCAGCGAGACCTACACCTCCACCAGCGCCCCCATCCAATACGCAGCTGTGCATGCTTTTGACGGGGGAAAATGGCTGGAATCGTATCTTAAAAACAGTCGCAGAATTCTTGCCGCTCTGGCAGAATATAGCCGGCAAAGACTCGAAAAGGCAGGAGTCCTGGTGGAGAAAGCACAAGGCGGCTTTTATCTCTTCCCGGATTTCTCCCAGACTAATCTGCTTGACAGGAGATCGTTCAATTCCTCCGAGGAATTCTGCAACAGTCTGCTGCAGGAAACCGGTGTTGCCATTCTGCCAGGCTCCGCCTTTGGCCTGAACGGCGATAATATCCTGGCCAGACTTGCCTTTGTTGATTTTGACGGTGCCCGGACACTCCAGGCACTCGCCGACCTCACCGACGAAGCAGAACTGGATGAAGCCTTTCTTCTTACCCATTGCGAACGGGTCACCACCGGAGTAGAGAGAATATGCGATTGGCTGCACTCCTGAACCAAAGTACTACCCTGCCACGCTGTTGCGCTGATCTTTCAACCAAAATTTGTTACAATTCCCACAGATAAAAACACGCCTTCTCTATTCACCACCGCTGTCTCAGGAATTTACAGCATGAACTTCTGTTCCCATTGCGGCCACAAGGTTATCCAGAGCGTCCCGAACGGCGATGACCGCTCTCGTTTCGTCTGCCCCAACTGCGGGACGATCCATTACCAGAACCCAAAACTGGTGGTGGGCTGCATTCCCGAGTGGCAGGGGAATATCCTGCTCTGTAAAAGAAATATTGAACCCCGGCTGGGGTTCTGGACACTACCGGCCGGGTACCTGGAAAATGGGGAAAGCGCCAGAGAAGGTGCTATCCGTGAAACCTACGAGGAAACCTGCGCCAGGGTCAATGACCTGAAGGCCTACTTTCTTGCTGACCTGATCCCGATCAATCAGCTCTACCTGATGTTTCGCTGCAGCCTGGTGCGCCCTGCTTTCAGAGCAACAGCCGAAAGCATAGAAGTGCGGTTATTCAGCGAGGAGGAAATCCCCTGGAACCAGATTGCCTTTCCTGTCATCCACACAGTACTCAAAAGCTATCTGGATGATCGCGCGCAGAGTTCATTTCCCTTTCGCAATCA of the Desulfosediminicola ganghwensis genome contains:
- a CDS encoding class I SAM-dependent methyltransferase codes for the protein MSAKNSEESAVAETVLHFAREPGYLESTGWLRSMEGGEVVDCRGEPIPWLTYPAIEFLAPRLESEMEIFEYGSGNSTLWWSKRVKRVVSCEHDKEWYARYRRLIPDNVTYLLRRYKGGDSDYQEEILCYRDSFDILVLDGRRRVACMENGLGALRDRGVVIVDNSDREHYQSGYQIMAETGFKRLDFWGLGALSTRGWCTSFFYKNENCLGI
- a CDS encoding AMP-binding protein, which encodes MNDTDSIQSTLLGIVTALVGEIHPAGTSELKITLDSELDRELGLDSLARMELLTRLEREFSIHFPEKVLASAQTPRDLLRSLRSMADSRPDSAVSAMASEIAQVSAGVESRASDKRHMLNFSAAASLPEVLYSYARTQPEIEHITLLEDDREFHISYLRLWQEAMRVAAGLHGSGLERGDTVAIMLPTSAEYFYCFMGVMLAGGIPVPLYPPARPTQIEEHVRRHRRILANAGARILITVPEVRAVGRLLKSQVPELAKIVVAGELASGSSGIFWEPQREDIAFIQYTSGSTGDPKGVVLTHGNLLANIAAMGKVCRVTTSDRFVSWLPLYHDMGLIGAWFGSMCHGCRLVVMSPLAFLARPVRWLRTIEKYGGTLSASPNFGFEICATRIANEDLAGLDLSSWRLAFNGAEPVLPATLRKFVNRFAPYGFSANAMAPVYGLAESTVGLAFPEPGTGMRIDRVDRNCFTSIGMAETVADETGDALEFVCCGRPLPGHQLRVVDSDDRELPERQEGRLQFKGPSSTGGYYRNAEQNRKLFCGEWLETGDLAYMVRGEIYLTSRQKDIIIRAGRNIYPHELEEVIGEIDGIRKGCTAVFATRDSSDSPDRLVVLTESRLKEDGELLRMKKDIVSATMDLLGLPPDEIVIAGPGTVLKTSSGKIRRAACRMLYESGHVGQKKAAVWLQLLRMALAGVVPTMRRLSRRMVATAFACYCWLSLCLVGAAVWCAIMVVPAGRPAWKVASSAVRFMLKITGIKANLVGGENWPDGGRFILVSNHTSYIDSIVLTGILPQPCNFVGKAELGRNWFLSPALKKLEVHLVERFDAEKGVADARAIGEAIHKGSRPLFFAEGTLQRMPGLLPFQLGAFVLASEERLPIIPIVISGTRNILRGGSWFPRRGIIRITICSSCTTEQKGWQGAIELKNMTRHKILTRLGEPDLSGEYRSLRQVKSEGGKKPVEERKI
- a CDS encoding MFS transporter encodes the protein MCERFSKKRSLTQVKSTTTMTRTERSWVQYDVGNSAFVLVMVTAIMPIFFKDYAAQDLPAAISTANWGFANSTASLILAILAPMLGALADYHRRKKLYFTGFLLVGICSTLALTIPQAGQWLLCLAIFVVARVGWAGANIFYDAFITDVTTRERMDVVSAKGYGWGYIGSVVPFLVVTGLILYGGMADGLPTLHVKTGFVVVALWWLLFSLPMLKNVQQTHGIEPSAKPVRDAFTRLWQTLHHVRQHRQVFLFLAAYFFYIDGVGTIISMSTAYGRDLGFGVVMLIAVLLFIQIVAFPCALIFGKLANRFTTKTMLLAGIGLFSLATLIGFSLPSVENITVKSTLFWLIAFLVASSMGGIQALSRSYYAKLIPAEKSAEYFGFYNVFGKFAAITGPLLMGVVGRLTGETRWGVLSILLLFLIGGWLLKKVPAK
- a CDS encoding pyridoxal phosphate-dependent aminotransferase, yielding MNAQLDRYIHEVHLNLNVRGLGISPTLAINELSRSLVENGRSVFKLGLGQSPFPVPEPVVQALRDNAHQKDYLSVHGLEQLRKAIATYFNNRHGLHADWRSILIAPGSKELMFLLQLAYYGDLIIPIPSWVSYAPQAHIVGRPVRWIKTSRENGWLITPEDLERICCSDPTKPRVVVLNYPNNPTGRTYSEQMLQELAAIARKYHVILLSDEIYGELNFSGNYSSVARYYPEGTIISSGLSKWCGAGGWRLGLFTFPDELDWLRQGMAAVASETYTSTSAPIQYAAVHAFDGGKWLESYLKNSRRILAALAEYSRQRLEKAGVLVEKAQGGFYLFPDFSQTNLLDRRSFNSSEEFCNSLLQETGVAILPGSAFGLNGDNILARLAFVDFDGARTLQALADLTDEAELDEAFLLTHCERVTTGVERICDWLHS
- a CDS encoding NUDIX hydrolase produces the protein MNFCSHCGHKVIQSVPNGDDRSRFVCPNCGTIHYQNPKLVVGCIPEWQGNILLCKRNIEPRLGFWTLPAGYLENGESAREGAIRETYEETCARVNDLKAYFLADLIPINQLYLMFRCSLVRPAFRATAESIEVRLFSEEEIPWNQIAFPVIHTVLKSYLDDRAQSSFPFRNQRLTQIMHSD